The genomic region TATCGAGAATTACCCTTGTAGGAGCTATTTTCTTAGCACTTATCGTTATGCTTCCGTTCATTCTAGGTGGACTTGTTGATGGAATAAACATCGGCATAGGTGGAACATCGTTACTAATCGTAGTAGGTGTGGCCCTAGAAACTATGAAGCAAATCGAAAGTCAAATGCTAATGCGTCACTACAAAGGGTTTATGAGCTAAACCCATAGGGGAGGCTAAATAATGAGATTAATCTTACTAGGACCGCCTGGTGCCGGTAAGGGTACGCAGGCGACACAAATAGCACAACAATATAACATACCTCATATATCCACAGGAGATATGTTTAGGCAAGCGGTCAAACAACAGACAGAAATGGGCGTAAAAGCAAAAGGTTACATGGACTTAGGAAAGCTTGTCCCTGACGAAATCGTAATCGGCATTGTAGCAGAGCGTCTAGGTAAAGGTGACTGTGACCAAGGGTTTCTGTTAGATGGATTTCCTCGAACAAAAGCTCAAGCCGAGGCATTAGACAAAATCTTAGATGAACTAAAATCTCCGTTAAATAGAGCAATTAATATAGAGGTTTGTCACGAAGACCTTATAGATAGGCTAACAGGCCGTAGAGTTTGTAAAGAATGTGGCTCAACCTATCACGTTTTGTTCAACAATACAGCCCAAGCGGGTAAGTGTGACAGTTGCGGTGGCGAACTTTTCCAAAGAGATGATGATAAAGAACATACTGCTAAAGAGCGCCTAGCTGTTTATAACGAGCAAACCCTTCCGCTTATTAACTATTATGAAGAGAAAGGTAAGCTTGCTAACATTGATGGCGCCGGCTCTATAAAAAGCGTATTTGAACAAATTAAAAAAGCCCTAAGGAGTACTGGGAATGATAATAATTAAATCCAGTAGAGAAATAGGGCTTTTGGCCGAAGCAGGACGTATTACTGCTGAAGCTCATAAAGTTGTTTCACAGGCCATAAAGCCAGGGGTAACAACAAAAGAGTTGGATAACATTGTGGAAGACTACCTCCTTTCTAAAGGAGCGCAGCCTGCATTTAAAGGATACCATGGGTTTCCTGCTAGTATATGTGCATCCGTCAACGAAGAGGTAGTTCATGGAATTCCAGGGGGTAAAACCCTAAAAGATGGAGATATTATTAGTATCGATATTGGAGCAAAGGTAAATGGCTACCATGGCGATGCAGCGAAAACATATGCTGTAGGAGAAATTTCCTCAGAGATAAAACAATTGCTAAAAGTTACTGAAGAATCTTTAATGCTAGGAATTGAAAAAGCCACAGTAGGAAACCGCCTATATGATATCTCTGCTGCAATCCAACAGCATGTAGAACGCTTTAACTACGGAATAGTCAGAGACTATGCTGGGCACGGCATCGGTCAAGATATGCACGAAGCTCCTGAAATCCCCAACTACGGCAAAGAAGGCCAGGGACCAAGGCTTAAGGCAGGTATGGCTTTAGCGATCGAACCTATGATTAACTTAGGTACTCATCGAGTTAAAACTTTAAAAGATGGTTGGACAGTGATTACACTAGATAAAAAGCCGTCGGCTCATTTTGAGCATACCATAGTTATAACGGAAAACGGTCCAAAGATAATGACTGTTTGCTAGTTTTAGGGTTTAAAGGAGGGGAGTATATCCTTGACTGATATACAAATAGGACAACTAGTGCGCTCAAATAAAGGGCGTGATCTAGGGAAGTTGTATATAGCAATGGCTATAGAGGGTGATAGAGTGCTGTTGGTTGACGGCAACAAAAGAACAACCAAAAAGCCTAAGGCGAAAAACATAAAGCATATCACTCCTATTACAAAAAAGAAGACTGGTTTTATCTTGCACGGTCCTATAAAAGACAGTGCAGTAGTTCAATTTATTAACCAAAACAAAGCGAACTTATAACCGGCCTATAAAAGGAGGTTTTAGCCGTATGGCAAAACAAGATGTAATTGAAACAGTTGGGGAAGTAGTTGATACACTTCCTAATGCTATGTTTAAAGTGAAATTAGAGAATGACCATGAAGTGCTGGCCCATGTATCCGGTAAACTCAGAATGCACTTTATCAAAATACTACCTGGAGATAAAGTAACTGTAGAACTGTCTCCGTACGACCTTACTAGAGGACGAATCACAATACGCCACAAATAGTCCATAGGGCAAAGGAGGTAGACAAATGAAAGTAAGACCATCAGTTAAACCAATTTGCGAAAAATGCAAAGTTATCAAAAGAAATGGTAGAATAATGGTTATCTGTGAAAACCCTAAACATAAACAAAAACAAGGTTAGAAAATAGGAGGTGTCAGTATGGCCAGAATTGCTGGGGTTGACTTACCCAAGAATAAGAGAGTGGAAATTGGCCTAACCTATATCTATGGGATTGGAAGAACCACTTCTAGTCAAATTCTAAGCGCTGTTGGTATCAGTACAGATACTAGGGTAAAAGACCTTACCGATGAAGAGGTAAATAGACTTAGAGAAGAAATAGATAAGAGCTTAACTGTTGAAGGTGACCTTCGCCGCGAAAACGCCATGAATATTAAGAGACTAATTGAAATTGGCAGTTACCGTGGACGTCGTCATCGTCAAGGTTTACCAGTTAGAGGTCAAAACACAAAAAACAATTCTCGTACCCGTAAGGGACCGAAAAAGAGCGGTATTAGAAAAAAATAGGTTAAAGGAGGGACTAACAAATGGCACGTAGAAGCACCCGTCCAAAGCGTAAAGAACGGAAGAATATAGAACGTGGCGCAGCCCACATTCATTCAACCTTTAATAACACAATTATAACACTTTCAGATGTAGCGGGTAACACACTTGCATGGTCAAGTTCAGGAGCTATGGGCTTTAAAGGATCAAGAAAAAGCACTCCTTTTGCTGCTCAAACTGCTGCAGAATCTGCAGCTGCTACAGCCATGGAACATGGACTTAAGTACATTGAAGTTACTGTAAATGGTCCTGGTTCTGGTAGAGAGGCAGCTATTAGAGCGCTTCAGGCAGCAGGTCTTGAAGTTAGCGCTATTAGAGACGTAACACCAATACCACACAACGGTTGTAGACCACCAAAGCGCCGTCGTGTATAACATATTATAGGAGGTGTATGAAAAGATATGGCAAGATATACTGAAAGCGTGTGCCGTTTATGTCGTAGAGAAGGCACCAAACTATTTCTAAAAGGCGAAAGATGCTATACGCCAAAATGTGCCGTAGATCGTAGAGCTTATGCTCCAGGACAGCACGGTCAATCAAGAAAAAAAGTATCTGAGTACGGATTACAGCTTAGAGAAAAACAGAAGGTTCGTAGAGTCTACGGAGTGCTAGAAAAGCAGTTTAGAAACTACTTTAAAGAAGCTAATAGACTACCAGGAGTTACTGGTGATAACTTACTTCAACTTCTAGAGCAAAGATTAGACAACGTTGTTTTCCGTCTAGGTTTTGCAGCTTCTAGAGTGGAAGCTAGACAACTAGTTAACCACGGACATTTTTTAGTAAATGGCAAGAAAGTTAACATTCCTTCGTACCAAGTCCAGTCTGGAGATGTTATTGAGGTTAAAGAGAAAAGCAAAAATTCTCCTAGATTCAAGGAAATCAAGGAAATCGCTGCTACTCAAAACACCGTAGCATGGTTAGAGAGGGACGTTGAGTCACTTTCAGGTAAAGTTGTAGCTGCTCCTAAGCGGGAAGACATCGATATGCCAATCGAAGAACACTTAATTGTAGAGCTTTACTCTAGATAAGCTTAGTTAACTAGCAGCCCTCGAAAACTCCATATTTAATGAGAAAGGGAGGGTATAAACTTGATAGAAATTGAAAAACCCACAATTGAATGCAAGAAAATTTCTGAAGACAATACCTATGGTGAATTTGTCGTAGAACCTTTAGAGAGGGGATACGGACATACATTAGGCAACTCTTTAAGAAGAATTTTGATATCTTCTTTACCAGGCGCTGCTGTCACCAGTGTCAAAATTGAAGGAGTCCCCCATGAGTTCTCCACAATTAACGGTTTAAAAGAGGATACAACGGAGGTTGTGCTAAATCTTAAAGAACTTAGTCTTAAGATTCATAGTCAACAACCAAAAACGTTGCAGTTAAACTATGAAGGTTCTGGGGTAATCACAGCGGGAGACATCACCGCTGACAGCGATGTAGAAATACTAAACCCAGACCATGTAATAGCTCATGCATCGGAAGGTACAAACCTAGCCATGGAGATTAACGTAGCACCAGGGAGAGGCTATGTTCCTGCAGAGAAAAATGACATTGGCGATCAGCCTATCGGAGTAATAGCTGTTGACTCAATTTTTACTCCAATTAAAAAAGTTAAGTACTCTGTAGAAGATACACGAGTTGGTCAAATAACTAACTTTGATAAGTTGACCCTTGAGGTTTTAACCGATGGCAGTATCAGACCAGATGAAGCAATCAGTCTTGCTGCTAAAATCATGAATGAACATTTAGAGCTTTTTATCGATCTAACCCACACTGTAAGTGACATTGAGGTCATGGTGGAGAAAGAAGAAGATGAAAAGGAAAAAGTTTTCGAAATGCCAATCGAAGACCTAGAGTTCTCCGTTAGATCCTATAACTGTTTGAAACGAGCTGGTATCAACTATGTTGAGGAGCTAGTTCAAAAAAGTGAAGGCGACATGATGAAGGTTAGAAACCTTGGTAGGAAATCCTTAGAAGAAGTACACAAAAAACTTCAAGAACTAGGACTATCCCTAAGAGAAGAGGATGAATAAAGGAGGGGATATTAGATGGCACACAGCAAGTTTGGACGTACAACAAACCAAAGAAGAGCTTTATTACGAGGCTTAACTACGTCTCTACTTAAAGAAGGAAGAATTACTACTACCGAAACCAAGGCTAAGAACATTCGTCCTTTAGTAGAGAAAATGATAACTCTTGGGAAACGTGGCGACCTACACGCTAGAAGACAAGCAGCAGCTTTTATTCTAGAAAAAGAAGTAGTAGCCAATCTGTTTAATGATATAGCTCCTAAATACGCCGAAAGAAACGGTGGTTACACTAGGATTGTAAAAATTGGTCCTAGAAAAGGAGACGCAGCAGAACAAGTAATTATAGAGCTAGTTTAACTAAAAGCTAAGTTGACAGGACATGGGGCAGTTAACGGTTATAATCGGAAACGGTTATAACCGATAACTGTTTTAGCCTGTCTTTTTAAATATTATGTAGCCAACTAAAATGGCTCCCAAAAGGGAGGTTAACCATGGAACAAATAATACAAATCGAAAAATTATATCACTACTACAACAAAGACTCAGAAGATAAAGTCACTGCATTAAATGGAGTGTCTCTAACTATAGAGCAGGGAGAATTTGTCGTAATCATAGGCCATAATGGCTCTGGCAAATCAACCCTTGCAAAGCATTTAAACGGAATATTAGAACCCTCTAGTGGCTCGGTCACTATAGAGGGCGAAAAACTTACCAACGACAACTATTGGGACATAAGGCAAAAGGTAGGTCTAGTATTTCAAAACCCTGATAATCAGATAATCGCCACAATGGTCGAAGAAGATGTTGCTTTTGGCCCTGAAAACTTAGGTCTTGATCAAGAAACTATTATTCAAAGAGTAGACGAATCACTTAAGCAAGTAGGTATGGAACGTTATCGCAACCACGCCCCTCACTTGCTATCTGGTGGACAAAAGCAAAGGATCGCCATAGCAGGAGTGCTAGCTATGCGTCCAAAATGTCTTGTATTAGACGAACCTACAGCAATGTTAGATCCAAAAGGCCGCAGAGAAGTTATGCAGACTGTAAAAAACTTAAATAAAAATGAGAAAATAACCGTCCTTCATATAACACATCACATGGACGAGGCTGCGTTAGCTGACCGAGTAATAGTGATGGAAAATGGCAACATAGTTATGGAAGGAAAGCCTAGGGAAATTTTTAGCCAGGTAGACAAGCTTCGTAACTTAAGTTTAGATGTCCCAATAGCTACAGAACTAGCCTATGACCTTAATAAAGAGGGATACGCTGTCCCAAATGACATCACAACAATAGACGAGTTGGTGAACTATTTATGTCCATAGAAATCAAAAACTTAAGTCATATCTACTCACCCAATACACCCTTTGAAGT from Proteinivorax hydrogeniformans harbors:
- a CDS encoding DNA-directed RNA polymerase subunit alpha; this encodes MIEIEKPTIECKKISEDNTYGEFVVEPLERGYGHTLGNSLRRILISSLPGAAVTSVKIEGVPHEFSTINGLKEDTTEVVLNLKELSLKIHSQQPKTLQLNYEGSGVITAGDITADSDVEILNPDHVIAHASEGTNLAMEINVAPGRGYVPAEKNDIGDQPIGVIAVDSIFTPIKKVKYSVEDTRVGQITNFDKLTLEVLTDGSIRPDEAISLAAKIMNEHLELFIDLTHTVSDIEVMVEKEEDEKEKVFEMPIEDLEFSVRSYNCLKRAGINYVEELVQKSEGDMMKVRNLGRKSLEEVHKKLQELGLSLREEDE
- a CDS encoding KOW domain-containing RNA-binding protein — translated: MTDIQIGQLVRSNKGRDLGKLYIAMAIEGDRVLLVDGNKRTTKKPKAKNIKHITPITKKKTGFILHGPIKDSAVVQFINQNKANL
- the infA gene encoding translation initiation factor IF-1, translating into MAKQDVIETVGEVVDTLPNAMFKVKLENDHEVLAHVSGKLRMHFIKILPGDKVTVELSPYDLTRGRITIRHK
- a CDS encoding adenylate kinase, with the translated sequence MRLILLGPPGAGKGTQATQIAQQYNIPHISTGDMFRQAVKQQTEMGVKAKGYMDLGKLVPDEIVIGIVAERLGKGDCDQGFLLDGFPRTKAQAEALDKILDELKSPLNRAINIEVCHEDLIDRLTGRRVCKECGSTYHVLFNNTAQAGKCDSCGGELFQRDDDKEHTAKERLAVYNEQTLPLINYYEEKGKLANIDGAGSIKSVFEQIKKALRSTGNDNN
- the rplQ gene encoding 50S ribosomal protein L17, whose product is MAHSKFGRTTNQRRALLRGLTTSLLKEGRITTTETKAKNIRPLVEKMITLGKRGDLHARRQAAAFILEKEVVANLFNDIAPKYAERNGGYTRIVKIGPRKGDAAEQVIIELV
- the rpsK gene encoding 30S ribosomal protein S11, which translates into the protein MARRSTRPKRKERKNIERGAAHIHSTFNNTIITLSDVAGNTLAWSSSGAMGFKGSRKSTPFAAQTAAESAAATAMEHGLKYIEVTVNGPGSGREAAIRALQAAGLEVSAIRDVTPIPHNGCRPPKRRRV
- the rpmJ gene encoding 50S ribosomal protein L36 → MKVRPSVKPICEKCKVIKRNGRIMVICENPKHKQKQG
- the rpsM gene encoding 30S ribosomal protein S13; amino-acid sequence: MARIAGVDLPKNKRVEIGLTYIYGIGRTTSSQILSAVGISTDTRVKDLTDEEVNRLREEIDKSLTVEGDLRRENAMNIKRLIEIGSYRGRRHRQGLPVRGQNTKNNSRTRKGPKKSGIRKK
- the map gene encoding type I methionyl aminopeptidase is translated as MIIIKSSREIGLLAEAGRITAEAHKVVSQAIKPGVTTKELDNIVEDYLLSKGAQPAFKGYHGFPASICASVNEEVVHGIPGGKTLKDGDIISIDIGAKVNGYHGDAAKTYAVGEISSEIKQLLKVTEESLMLGIEKATVGNRLYDISAAIQQHVERFNYGIVRDYAGHGIGQDMHEAPEIPNYGKEGQGPRLKAGMALAIEPMINLGTHRVKTLKDGWTVITLDKKPSAHFEHTIVITENGPKIMTVC
- the rpsD gene encoding 30S ribosomal protein S4 encodes the protein MARYTESVCRLCRREGTKLFLKGERCYTPKCAVDRRAYAPGQHGQSRKKVSEYGLQLREKQKVRRVYGVLEKQFRNYFKEANRLPGVTGDNLLQLLEQRLDNVVFRLGFAASRVEARQLVNHGHFLVNGKKVNIPSYQVQSGDVIEVKEKSKNSPRFKEIKEIAATQNTVAWLERDVESLSGKVVAAPKREDIDMPIEEHLIVELYSR
- a CDS encoding energy-coupling factor transporter ATPase yields the protein MEQIIQIEKLYHYYNKDSEDKVTALNGVSLTIEQGEFVVIIGHNGSGKSTLAKHLNGILEPSSGSVTIEGEKLTNDNYWDIRQKVGLVFQNPDNQIIATMVEEDVAFGPENLGLDQETIIQRVDESLKQVGMERYRNHAPHLLSGGQKQRIAIAGVLAMRPKCLVLDEPTAMLDPKGRREVMQTVKNLNKNEKITVLHITHHMDEAALADRVIVMENGNIVMEGKPREIFSQVDKLRNLSLDVPIATELAYDLNKEGYAVPNDITTIDELVNYLCP